The following are encoded together in the Paludisphaera mucosa genome:
- a CDS encoding glycosyltransferase family 39 protein: MNLAIRLRKLLPRFRSETGRSNRVWSSISTLILLTSLSGLLLGLALGHWRSSPGPFIRRLHMGGDWIKAPGPPTYAGYFRRHVRLPGPVKHAWVSVAAREGFEICVNQNPSGRWYLWRPTRPFQTGLSEAGQLLNPSPPTLALNFPREYQWSSHRNDWLPVFLDITQHLRPGPNVITLELETRSAPAMVKLEGEILLWSGERIRIDSNDEWLAEPVPPFDIRHDWTEKDYADRSWHQAVDVSRSGRAPGDLHFQSFDERLLTTPFAGRWVRSREAGAGDAVWFSMEWDLPSIPDDAWIRLVANRTFDLFVNGRRVMLPLLGNPDLDSGDWLLGTPRGADLPAAPELLDPDEVGSLFVGDRFESPRHGDPSSTVFRDRWAKEKQWNKTRDVSRATTRSDLPGTYDPIKAEGEDVMPHDLMPPQPEPHQPKALGRDRAIGGLLAYNIRSMIRAGRNTIEVRMIPPLSPEGFSWAPQLAVDGEALFRDGSRVALEVGSGSRIGCRTQEPSGAVSEWRSAEVLGPARVLGKSWPTTVYRGIAHDPSQILVQKVGWVLGSLLASTTAIALALGVAYCRERRAAGEPSAALDQAARSLGRFILPPIAILFAALLTEASWAERHEAILFRIPRVWPAVFMLAAASPILLCAPFRSLGDRLVRLPKTRAWIPLVGVVLVLCGVLRIYKMDFQPLDDDEYASCQAVLGIARSGAPKFVPDGVYYTRSPAYHYLVGAIVWAFGENLWAMRLPCAALGVATALLMYRLADRLMHRPWVGLGAMLLYTLHPFAIFSAHLVRFYQQQQFFSLLAVYWFCEGFLGTPSRKYRYLTVIAFFLAVVSQEITAIMAFQLLLGLFWFGRDAGWKANIKLGIVGALAVAFIVLDLLVFQTRCLTRVEGVSPNVEAAIKPHYWDPYNFVSLFLAYSRLHVAPSLIMVLALPLLIRRGGRVVWALLFFMLTGTILTNLMITHVSLRYQYWLIVLWLLLAIRGLALIAERLAVHTQRSGGTNARSFAAILAAPIYVAFLLDWAPWRIVDSYDCKILNDSTGAFRFIRGQLRPGDAIAANEPHPHAAYLEAGHVEYDLTVPLLQDFVMLQKGRLIDRNGGGEVIGSLDDLVEACRKHDRLWVVVNREKFRTRGKNIRWEYPAARIELFLRKNFQIAFRGYLWTVYLWDSSRGSYQGFRGN; encoded by the coding sequence GTGAATCTCGCGATCAGGCTCAGGAAACTCCTCCCCCGCTTTCGATCCGAGACCGGTCGATCGAACCGCGTGTGGAGTTCGATCTCGACGCTCATCTTGTTGACGTCGCTTTCCGGCCTGCTCCTGGGCCTGGCTCTCGGGCATTGGCGTTCCAGCCCCGGACCTTTCATCCGGCGGCTGCACATGGGCGGGGACTGGATCAAGGCCCCGGGGCCTCCTACGTACGCCGGCTACTTCCGGCGGCACGTCAGGCTCCCCGGACCGGTCAAGCACGCCTGGGTCTCCGTCGCGGCTCGCGAGGGATTCGAGATCTGCGTCAACCAAAATCCCAGCGGCAGATGGTACCTCTGGCGGCCGACCCGCCCCTTCCAAACGGGCCTCAGCGAAGCGGGCCAGCTCCTCAACCCAAGCCCACCCACGCTGGCCTTGAATTTCCCGAGGGAGTACCAGTGGTCGTCGCACCGCAACGACTGGCTGCCGGTCTTCCTCGACATCACCCAGCACCTCCGGCCCGGCCCCAACGTCATTACCCTGGAACTTGAGACGCGGTCGGCCCCGGCCATGGTCAAGCTGGAGGGCGAGATCCTGCTCTGGTCCGGGGAGCGGATCCGGATCGACTCCAACGACGAATGGCTCGCCGAGCCGGTACCCCCGTTCGACATCCGGCACGATTGGACCGAGAAGGACTACGCCGACCGATCGTGGCACCAGGCCGTCGACGTCTCCCGCTCGGGACGGGCGCCCGGCGACCTGCATTTTCAATCGTTCGACGAACGGCTGCTGACGACGCCCTTTGCAGGGCGATGGGTCCGGAGCCGCGAGGCTGGGGCGGGCGACGCCGTCTGGTTCTCGATGGAGTGGGACCTCCCTTCGATCCCCGACGACGCCTGGATCCGACTGGTCGCGAATCGCACGTTCGACCTCTTCGTCAATGGCCGGAGAGTGATGTTGCCCCTGTTGGGGAATCCGGATCTCGACTCGGGCGACTGGTTGTTGGGGACTCCGCGCGGGGCCGACCTCCCAGCGGCGCCCGAACTTCTCGACCCCGACGAGGTCGGATCGCTATTCGTCGGCGATCGCTTCGAGTCGCCCCGACACGGCGACCCGTCGTCGACCGTTTTCAGGGACCGGTGGGCCAAAGAGAAGCAATGGAACAAGACCCGAGACGTATCCCGCGCGACCACGCGAAGCGACCTCCCCGGAACCTACGACCCGATCAAGGCCGAGGGCGAGGACGTCATGCCCCACGACCTGATGCCCCCCCAGCCGGAGCCCCATCAGCCAAAGGCGCTCGGACGCGATCGGGCGATCGGCGGGCTGCTCGCCTACAACATACGGTCGATGATCCGCGCCGGCCGGAACACCATCGAGGTCCGGATGATCCCGCCCCTCAGCCCCGAGGGTTTCAGCTGGGCGCCCCAGCTGGCCGTCGACGGCGAGGCGCTCTTCCGAGACGGCTCGCGGGTCGCCCTTGAGGTAGGCTCGGGCAGCCGAATCGGCTGTCGGACTCAGGAGCCGTCGGGCGCCGTTTCGGAATGGCGGTCCGCGGAGGTCCTCGGCCCCGCGCGAGTCCTCGGCAAGAGCTGGCCCACGACGGTCTACCGCGGGATCGCCCATGATCCCTCACAGATCCTCGTGCAGAAGGTCGGATGGGTACTTGGTTCCCTCCTGGCTTCGACGACGGCGATCGCTCTCGCCCTGGGGGTGGCGTATTGTCGCGAGCGTCGAGCCGCCGGCGAGCCGTCGGCCGCCCTGGATCAGGCCGCGAGGTCCCTCGGCCGGTTCATCCTGCCGCCCATCGCGATCCTGTTCGCGGCACTCCTCACGGAGGCGTCGTGGGCCGAACGTCACGAGGCTATCCTCTTCCGGATCCCGCGAGTCTGGCCGGCGGTCTTCATGCTGGCGGCCGCCTCGCCCATCCTCCTCTGCGCGCCGTTTCGCTCTCTGGGCGACCGCCTGGTCCGCCTTCCGAAGACACGGGCGTGGATCCCGCTGGTCGGGGTGGTACTCGTCCTGTGCGGCGTGCTGAGGATCTACAAGATGGATTTTCAGCCGCTCGATGACGACGAATACGCCTCCTGCCAGGCCGTGCTCGGGATAGCCCGATCGGGAGCCCCCAAGTTCGTGCCCGATGGGGTGTATTACACCCGCAGTCCGGCGTATCACTACCTCGTCGGCGCCATCGTCTGGGCGTTCGGGGAAAATCTCTGGGCGATGCGGCTCCCATGCGCGGCTCTGGGAGTGGCCACCGCCCTCCTGATGTATCGGCTCGCCGATCGGCTCATGCACCGGCCGTGGGTCGGCCTCGGCGCGATGCTGCTCTACACGCTCCACCCGTTCGCGATCTTCTCGGCCCACCTCGTGCGATTCTATCAGCAGCAGCAATTCTTCTCTCTGCTCGCGGTCTACTGGTTCTGCGAGGGATTTCTCGGGACGCCCTCCAGGAAGTATCGATACCTCACCGTGATCGCATTCTTCCTCGCCGTGGTCAGCCAGGAGATCACCGCGATCATGGCGTTCCAGCTTCTGCTGGGCCTATTCTGGTTCGGGCGAGACGCGGGATGGAAGGCGAACATAAAACTGGGGATCGTCGGGGCGCTCGCGGTCGCTTTCATCGTCCTCGATCTCCTGGTGTTCCAGACGCGCTGCCTGACGCGCGTCGAAGGGGTCTCTCCGAACGTCGAGGCGGCGATCAAGCCGCATTACTGGGACCCCTACAACTTCGTCTCCCTCTTCCTCGCCTATTCAAGGCTCCACGTGGCTCCTTCCTTGATCATGGTCCTGGCCTTGCCGCTCCTGATCCGCCGCGGAGGCCGGGTCGTCTGGGCACTCCTCTTCTTCATGCTGACCGGGACCATCCTCACCAACTTGATGATCACGCATGTCAGCCTGAGATATCAGTATTGGCTGATCGTCCTGTGGCTCCTGCTCGCGATCCGGGGCCTGGCCTTGATCGCGGAGCGACTTGCCGTCCATACCCAGCGATCGGGAGGAACCAACGCCAGGAGCTTCGCCGCGATCCTCGCCGCACCGATCTACGTGGCTTTCCTGCTCGACTGGGCGCCCTGGCGGATCGTCGATTCGTATGACTGCAAGATCCTCAACGACTCGACGGGCGCTTTTCGATTCATCCGCGGTCAACTCAGGCCCGGCGACGCGATCGCGGCGAATGAGCCGCATCCTCATGCGGCCTACCTCGAAGCGGGACATGTCGAGTATGACCTCACGGTCCCGTTGCTGCAGGACTTCGTGATGCTCCAGAAGGGCCGGCTCATCGACAGGAACGGCGGAGGCGAAGTCATCGGTTCGCTCGACGATCTCGTCGAGGCCTGCCGAAAGCACGACCGGCTCTGGGTCGTCGTCAACCGCGAGAAATTTCGCACCCGGGGAAAGAACATCCGCTGGGAATACCCTGCGGCGCGGATCGAGCTATTCCTGCGGAAAAACTTTCAGATTGCATTTCGTGGATACCTTTGGACAGTATATTTGTGGGATTCCTCGCGAGGCAGCTATCAGGGATTTCGCGGAAATTGA
- a CDS encoding UDP-glucose dehydrogenase family protein — protein MKIAIVGTGYVGLVTGTCLADLGNEVICIDKDRGKIALLNAGRIPIYEPGLPEMVIKNTCSRNLTFTDDLPTAIADAEVIFIAVGTPQGKSGGADLSGVWAVGRQIAENLKGPATIVIKSTVPVGTNAELSRQMAEITDVPFDVASNPEFLKEGAAIEDFYKPDRVVVGARRPEVVATLLRVYKPILGADRPFLAMLPESAEMTKYVANCLLATKISFINEMANLCTGYGAHIDDVRRGIGYDRRIGFQFLAPGAGYGGSCFPKDVRALIHMAKMVGLPCQMMEVVDSVNESQKDVLPRLILNHFGGSVRGLRIAVWGLAFKPETDDVRESPALVLIEELLQAGALVRVSDPQALEHVRAIYGDRLDYCEDPYSALEMADAVAIVTDWKQYQSPDFAVMSDLMNHRVIFDGRNCLDEAKVLSSGFQYQGIGRLTPGSSRPHTRANVLELVTPDPLSESFDLAWDISDVEVLAPVEWLPLQKA, from the coding sequence GTGAAGATCGCAATCGTCGGCACGGGATACGTCGGCCTTGTCACGGGCACCTGCCTGGCCGATCTCGGCAACGAAGTGATTTGCATCGACAAGGATCGTGGCAAGATCGCGTTGCTCAATGCTGGGCGGATTCCGATCTACGAGCCGGGCCTCCCCGAGATGGTCATCAAGAACACCTGCTCGCGGAACCTCACGTTCACGGACGACCTTCCCACCGCGATCGCGGACGCCGAGGTGATCTTCATCGCCGTCGGGACGCCCCAGGGCAAATCCGGGGGCGCCGACCTGAGCGGCGTTTGGGCTGTCGGTCGCCAGATCGCGGAGAACCTCAAGGGGCCGGCAACCATCGTCATCAAGAGCACGGTGCCGGTGGGCACCAACGCCGAGTTGTCGCGTCAGATGGCCGAGATCACCGACGTGCCCTTCGACGTGGCCAGCAACCCCGAGTTCCTGAAGGAAGGGGCGGCGATCGAGGACTTCTACAAGCCCGACCGAGTCGTCGTCGGCGCCCGCCGTCCGGAGGTCGTCGCGACGCTCCTGCGGGTGTACAAGCCGATCCTAGGCGCGGATCGTCCCTTTCTGGCCATGCTGCCCGAGAGCGCCGAGATGACGAAATACGTCGCCAACTGCCTTCTGGCGACCAAGATCAGCTTCATCAACGAGATGGCCAACCTCTGCACGGGCTACGGGGCGCACATCGACGACGTACGGCGAGGGATCGGCTACGACCGTCGCATAGGCTTCCAATTCCTGGCGCCGGGCGCCGGCTACGGCGGTTCGTGCTTCCCGAAAGACGTCCGCGCCCTGATACACATGGCCAAAATGGTGGGCCTGCCCTGCCAGATGATGGAAGTCGTCGACAGCGTCAACGAGTCGCAGAAGGACGTGCTGCCCCGATTGATCCTCAATCATTTCGGCGGGTCGGTCCGCGGCCTGAGGATCGCCGTCTGGGGCCTGGCCTTCAAGCCCGAGACCGACGACGTCCGCGAGTCTCCGGCCCTGGTGCTCATCGAAGAGCTCCTCCAGGCCGGCGCCCTCGTCCGAGTGTCCGACCCCCAGGCGCTCGAGCACGTGCGAGCCATCTACGGCGACCGATTGGACTACTGCGAGGACCCCTACTCGGCCCTCGAGATGGCCGACGCGGTGGCGATCGTCACCGACTGGAAGCAGTACCAGTCCCCGGATTTCGCAGTGATGAGCGACCTGATGAACCATCGGGTCATCTTCGACGGCCGCAATTGCCTTGATGAAGCCAAGGTTTTGAGCTCCGGATTCCAGTACCAGGGCATCGGCCGGCTTACGCCCGGCAGCTCCCGCCCGCACACCCGGGCCAACGTCCTCGAGCTTGTGACGCCCGACCCTCTCTCCGAATCCTTCGATCTCGCATGGGACATCTCCGACGTCGAGGTGTTGGCCCCCGTCGAGTGGTTACCCCTCCAGAAGGCTTGA
- a CDS encoding tyrosine-type recombinase/integrase — protein MTLAMDLDREFAVGLRASLFDAQVTGNGRAGALPRSMSVRQVHNVLATLRGMLAWALRPDVRTLPAEFVNPLGPDVVGRKPAKDPLRAVKLPQELRIRRVEAMDAWQLCHLAPSLVLPMRPDEATGLLIADVDFERRRLRFGTRLGGRDFNKGRQSFEVPFPAELEPVLRACVAGRGAGPLHRGRGVFEGLASPGPNVLEDGEIETTYKATLAAAGRGTVLTEQDAKAAFRRLLRTMGGASCDRLSREFGGLLRGLGIVRGVRFYDARAAVTTEMNRSGVPGLELRNLTGHAPGDVLNAYVTLDPDGAMAAYFRAIGPLLSAIDSRGRLLLGPRDAAP, from the coding sequence ATGACCCTGGCCATGGACCTGGACCGCGAGTTCGCCGTCGGCCTGCGGGCCTCGCTCTTCGACGCGCAGGTCACGGGGAACGGCCGCGCCGGGGCGCTTCCCAGGTCCATGTCCGTCCGGCAGGTCCACAACGTCCTGGCGACCCTGCGCGGGATGCTGGCTTGGGCCCTGCGCCCCGACGTCCGGACGCTCCCCGCGGAGTTCGTGAACCCGCTGGGCCCCGACGTCGTCGGCCGGAAGCCTGCGAAGGATCCACTGCGGGCCGTCAAGCTGCCGCAGGAGCTTCGCATCCGCCGGGTCGAGGCGATGGACGCCTGGCAGCTCTGCCACCTGGCCCCCTCGCTGGTCCTGCCGATGCGCCCCGACGAGGCGACCGGCCTGCTCATCGCCGACGTCGACTTCGAGCGCCGCCGGCTCCGTTTCGGGACCCGGCTCGGCGGCCGCGACTTCAACAAGGGCCGGCAATCGTTCGAGGTCCCATTCCCGGCCGAGTTGGAGCCGGTCCTCCGGGCCTGCGTCGCGGGCCGGGGGGCGGGCCCGCTGCATCGGGGTCGCGGCGTTTTCGAGGGCCTGGCTTCGCCCGGGCCGAATGTACTCGAGGACGGTGAGATCGAGACGACTTACAAGGCCACGCTCGCCGCCGCCGGCCGCGGGACGGTGCTCACCGAGCAGGACGCCAAGGCCGCCTTCCGCCGCCTGCTCCGCACGATGGGCGGGGCGTCCTGTGATCGGCTGTCCCGAGAGTTCGGCGGCTTGCTCCGGGGCCTGGGGATCGTCCGGGGGGTCCGATTCTACGACGCGAGGGCGGCAGTGACGACGGAGATGAACCGATCCGGGGTGCCGGGGCTCGAGCTGAGGAATCTGACGGGCCACGCGCCCGGGGACGTCTTGAACGCCTACGTCACGCTCGATCCCGACGGTGCCATGGCCGCCTACTTCCGCGCGATCGGCCCCCTCCTATCGGCCATCGACAGTAGGGGTCGGCTCTTGTTGGGGCCACGTGACGCTGCCCCGTAG
- a CDS encoding DUF4114 domain-containing protein, with product MTASINLDAKSAVLSIIGSAGADLARVEFGTKTISVQGVVQSVSDPTTINVTLQTDQAVSLRKSFAASSVKSVKFDGQGGVDLLSNLTTAASTWSTTNGGVVNTSLLVGSPGYKNTASVSQVGVFQVGATGQVGVDYLYRGAGYAGQLAIFSLEGMDAYTPGSAEYIKEAARRALSDGPQGHVVIKTQQEGAKYTASLPWEGSLNKGAYLGVHTVTMKPGDSFAAMLVPSGTVEQVAANPAAGGSIRPLFSVPAANPAPLDAQFLGQIGDLDGRGSLFAFEDQRLDGASDRDYNDMVFQVTGARGTATPVSQVINPSHNFIASTIFQELDAYAVRQEQNDSVSKVGSYAPGGFQVGASGAISVDYVRDWAATLGEVAVFSLQGMGNLVPGSAAYVKEAARRALSDSTLGHVVASDLFEAPQQGSNSTSATYQGQKNYAMTPGDSFAAFSIANGTVWQLYNGAIGAGDVRFSTKDVNTGGSVVAPTPGKAATWTLGLGASAVNLAGVTANPTDPSSLAPASVCTVVYLDLQDNGKIDPGDPSLPGVSVKLVGADFAGHAVQRFATSGPDGCAEFANVPPGIYSVTATDASGGTLVRGSQIGANGGLASAGGLSGIVLLPGDRAEGYAIGRVQPATLSGCVFADADRDRVHDPSEPGIAGVALQLIGVDDLGANVSLSTTSGADGTYTFAGLRPGAYSILKTQPAGYAGGRQSIGSFLGQAHPIGRNGQIGTDRFNGIQIGSGETGYNYNFAEWTGGATGDPSYAREIDLQGTSGSDVVTIVLGATSHRVTINGVTSTIDADVSTIVNFSGLGGDDLVTITGIPGSETLTVAPNVATLIAPRLRLEIEGVARIAFRGGVNDRAYLYDSRGNDVYKATPTLQQLDGPNYHVAVSGPDRVYCYAVNGGDDQAVLSDSAGDDDFKATPIDARLYGAGFYNYTRGFDHVVATSQGLGKDRAYLYDSAGNDTLTAGPGSAKLAGKGFDATASGFPRVDAYFNVGGKDGVVLTGSAGDDRFYASPAETELVGTGFDLQAHGVAAVVADGGPGGADKAYLTGTQSDDVLTASAASSRLTGPGLDATARAFSWVLASGGSCLGFDVANLADTAGNDTLDASPGSARLYGVGYTIRCEGFNKLVATASAGGVDQATLHDSPGDDTFVGSPMAGRFYGVGFDNSTIGFAKLVVDGSAGGNNVAILSDTTGDDLLTAAGDSVTLASATQSLNFKGFRTVTASSPLGRNRKRISAINFTLNVSGEWIPV from the coding sequence ATGACCGCGTCGATCAATCTCGACGCGAAGTCGGCGGTTCTGTCCATCATCGGATCTGCGGGCGCCGATCTCGCGCGGGTCGAGTTCGGCACGAAGACGATCTCGGTGCAGGGCGTCGTCCAGAGCGTCTCCGACCCCACTACGATCAACGTGACGCTGCAGACGGATCAGGCGGTCTCGCTCCGGAAGAGCTTCGCGGCCTCCTCGGTCAAGTCCGTGAAATTCGATGGACAAGGGGGAGTCGATCTGCTGTCGAATCTCACGACCGCCGCGTCGACCTGGTCGACGACCAACGGAGGCGTGGTCAACACGAGCCTGCTGGTCGGCAGCCCCGGCTACAAGAACACCGCGAGCGTGAGCCAGGTCGGCGTGTTCCAGGTTGGTGCGACGGGCCAGGTGGGGGTCGACTACCTCTATCGGGGAGCCGGCTATGCGGGGCAGCTGGCGATCTTCAGCCTCGAAGGAATGGACGCGTACACGCCCGGTTCCGCCGAATACATCAAGGAGGCCGCCCGCCGCGCGCTCAGCGACGGCCCGCAAGGCCACGTCGTCATCAAGACGCAGCAGGAGGGCGCCAAGTACACCGCCTCGCTCCCCTGGGAAGGGAGCCTCAATAAAGGCGCCTACCTCGGCGTGCATACGGTGACTATGAAGCCTGGCGATTCGTTCGCGGCGATGCTGGTCCCCAGCGGCACGGTGGAGCAAGTAGCCGCCAATCCCGCCGCCGGTGGTTCGATTCGGCCCCTGTTCTCCGTTCCCGCGGCGAATCCGGCGCCGCTCGACGCCCAGTTTCTCGGCCAGATCGGCGACCTCGACGGCAGGGGCTCCCTATTCGCCTTCGAGGACCAGCGCCTCGACGGCGCGAGCGACCGCGATTACAACGACATGGTCTTCCAGGTGACGGGTGCCAGGGGGACGGCGACCCCGGTCTCGCAGGTAATCAACCCCAGTCATAATTTCATCGCCAGCACGATCTTCCAAGAGCTGGACGCCTACGCCGTCCGGCAGGAGCAGAACGACTCCGTCAGCAAGGTCGGCTCCTACGCCCCCGGTGGCTTCCAGGTGGGTGCCTCGGGGGCGATCTCGGTCGACTACGTGCGAGACTGGGCGGCGACCCTTGGCGAGGTGGCGGTGTTCAGCCTTCAAGGCATGGGAAATCTGGTGCCGGGCTCGGCGGCGTACGTCAAGGAAGCGGCCCGTCGGGCCCTCTCGGACTCGACCCTGGGCCACGTCGTCGCCTCCGACCTCTTCGAGGCCCCGCAACAAGGGAGCAATTCGACCTCGGCGACCTACCAGGGGCAGAAGAACTATGCCATGACGCCCGGCGACTCCTTCGCCGCGTTCTCGATAGCGAACGGGACGGTCTGGCAGCTCTACAACGGGGCGATCGGGGCGGGGGACGTACGCTTCTCGACGAAGGACGTCAACACGGGCGGGTCGGTCGTCGCGCCGACGCCCGGTAAAGCGGCGACGTGGACGCTCGGACTGGGCGCCTCGGCGGTCAACCTGGCCGGCGTGACGGCGAATCCTACGGATCCTTCGTCGCTGGCCCCCGCCTCGGTCTGCACTGTGGTCTACCTTGACCTCCAGGACAACGGAAAGATCGACCCCGGCGACCCGAGCCTGCCGGGCGTCTCGGTCAAGCTCGTCGGCGCCGACTTCGCCGGACACGCCGTGCAGCGATTCGCGACCAGCGGGCCGGACGGCTGCGCCGAGTTCGCCAACGTCCCGCCCGGCATTTATAGCGTCACGGCGACCGATGCGAGCGGCGGGACCCTCGTGAGGGGGTCGCAGATCGGGGCCAATGGCGGGCTGGCCTCGGCCGGCGGCCTCTCCGGGATCGTCTTGCTGCCAGGGGATCGTGCGGAGGGCTACGCGATCGGCAGGGTCCAGCCGGCCACTTTGTCGGGCTGCGTCTTCGCCGACGCCGACCGCGACCGGGTGCATGACCCGAGCGAGCCGGGGATCGCCGGCGTCGCGCTCCAGCTCATCGGGGTCGACGACCTCGGCGCCAACGTCAGCCTGTCCACGACCTCGGGCGCCGACGGGACCTACACGTTCGCGGGCCTCCGCCCCGGCGCCTACTCGATCCTGAAGACCCAGCCGGCGGGCTATGCCGGGGGCCGCCAGTCGATCGGCTCCTTCCTCGGCCAGGCCCATCCGATCGGCCGCAACGGCCAGATCGGGACCGATCGCTTCAACGGCATCCAGATCGGGTCCGGCGAGACGGGCTACAACTACAACTTCGCCGAGTGGACCGGCGGGGCGACGGGCGACCCGAGCTACGCTCGGGAGATCGACCTCCAGGGGACGTCCGGGAGCGACGTCGTCACCATCGTCCTCGGCGCGACTTCCCATCGGGTCACGATCAACGGGGTCACGTCCACGATCGACGCGGACGTCTCGACAATCGTGAACTTCAGCGGCCTGGGCGGCGACGACCTCGTCACGATCACCGGGATTCCGGGGTCGGAGACGCTGACGGTCGCCCCGAACGTGGCTACCCTGATCGCGCCCAGACTCCGCCTGGAAATCGAGGGGGTCGCTCGGATCGCCTTCAGGGGCGGCGTCAACGACCGGGCCTATCTCTACGATTCTCGCGGCAACGACGTCTACAAGGCGACGCCCACGCTGCAGCAGCTTGACGGCCCCAACTATCACGTCGCTGTGAGCGGGCCCGACCGGGTCTACTGCTACGCGGTCAACGGCGGCGATGATCAGGCGGTCTTGTCCGACTCGGCAGGCGACGACGACTTCAAGGCGACGCCCATCGACGCCCGCCTCTACGGGGCGGGCTTCTACAACTACACGCGCGGTTTCGACCACGTCGTGGCGACCTCGCAAGGCCTAGGGAAGGATCGGGCCTACCTCTACGATTCGGCCGGGAACGACACGCTCACGGCCGGCCCCGGCTCCGCCAAGCTGGCCGGCAAGGGGTTCGACGCGACGGCGAGCGGCTTCCCGAGGGTCGACGCCTATTTCAACGTCGGCGGCAAGGACGGCGTCGTGCTCACCGGTTCCGCCGGCGACGACCGCTTCTATGCGAGCCCCGCCGAGACCGAACTGGTGGGGACGGGCTTCGACCTGCAGGCGCACGGCGTCGCCGCGGTCGTCGCCGACGGCGGGCCGGGAGGCGCGGACAAGGCGTACCTCACGGGCACGCAATCCGACGACGTCCTGACGGCCTCCGCCGCTTCATCGCGATTGACCGGCCCCGGCCTGGACGCGACGGCCAGGGCGTTTTCCTGGGTCCTCGCCTCGGGAGGATCGTGCCTCGGCTTCGACGTCGCCAACCTCGCCGACACCGCAGGGAACGACACGCTCGACGCCAGCCCCGGCTCGGCTCGGCTCTACGGCGTCGGGTACACGATCCGTTGCGAGGGCTTCAATAAGCTGGTCGCGACCGCATCGGCGGGAGGCGTCGACCAGGCGACCTTGCACGACTCGCCCGGCGACGACACTTTCGTCGGCTCGCCGATGGCGGGACGGTTTTACGGGGTCGGATTCGACAACTCGACGATAGGCTTCGCCAAGCTCGTCGTCGACGGCTCGGCCGGCGGCAACAACGTCGCCATCCTCAGCGACACGACCGGCGACGACCTGCTGACGGCCGCCGGCGATTCCGTGACGCTCGCCTCGGCGACCCAGAGCCTGAACTTCAAGGGATTCAGGACGGTCACTGCGAGCTCGCCCCTCGGCCGCAACCGGAAGCGGATCTCCGCGATCAACTTCACCCTCAACGTCTCAGGAGAATGGATTCCCGTCTAA
- a CDS encoding IS5 family transposase: protein MITDGLWAAMEPLVNQAKRHRGGHPPVLPDRMFFEAQLYLARTGVPLRDLPGEFGAWDAVYNRFRRWVASGALERQFESMTADPQFGAVRRVLVDSTDVRAHRHAAGAARKTKHLGAATSARRQGLGRSRGGLTSKIIVTAADEDTAIAVDVRPGRAHDAPLLKPMLRRAAARVEAIDQVVGDKAFDGAAQRRACAAIGAEAVIPAKANRVDPEPLDEAANRERNRVERLFAKLKEFRRVATRYEKLKATFLGMIHLALGFIRLRAKTNVNRA from the coding sequence ATGATCACGGACGGGCTGTGGGCGGCGATGGAGCCGCTGGTCAACCAGGCTAAGCGACACCGAGGCGGCCATCCGCCCGTACTTCCGGACCGGATGTTCTTCGAGGCCCAGCTGTATCTCGCACGCACCGGGGTGCCGCTCCGCGACCTGCCCGGCGAGTTCGGGGCCTGGGACGCCGTGTACAACCGGTTCCGACGGTGGGTCGCCTCCGGGGCCTTGGAGCGCCAGTTCGAGTCGATGACCGCCGACCCGCAGTTCGGCGCGGTCCGGCGGGTGCTCGTGGACTCCACCGATGTTCGCGCCCACCGGCATGCGGCGGGGGCGGCGCGGAAGACGAAACACCTCGGGGCGGCGACCTCGGCGCGGCGGCAGGGGCTGGGGCGCAGCCGGGGCGGGCTGACCAGCAAGATCATCGTGACCGCGGCCGACGAGGATACGGCGATCGCGGTGGACGTGCGGCCGGGCCGGGCCCACGACGCGCCGCTGCTGAAGCCGATGCTCCGGCGTGCCGCCGCCCGGGTCGAGGCGATCGACCAGGTGGTGGGAGACAAGGCGTTCGACGGGGCGGCGCAGCGGCGGGCCTGCGCGGCGATCGGGGCCGAAGCGGTCATCCCGGCGAAGGCCAACCGCGTCGATCCCGAGCCGCTGGACGAGGCGGCCAATCGCGAGCGGAACCGGGTGGAGCGGCTGTTCGCCAAGTTGAAGGAGTTCCGACGGGTGGCCACGCGGTACGAAAAGCTCAAGGCGACGTTTCTGGGGATGATTCACCTGGCCCTCGGGTTCATCCGCCTACGAGCCAAGACCAACGTCAACAGGGCCTAA